From the Bombus vancouverensis nearcticus chromosome 3, iyBomVanc1_principal, whole genome shotgun sequence genome, one window contains:
- the LOC117165759 gene encoding cytochrome c iso-1/iso-2 → MGDPVHGKTLFLRMCGMCHTCNKNERHKIGPNLFGIFGKTCGSISSVPGFKSTDAMRKKGVVWDENTLNEYLQFPKQFIPGTKMMFNGIKKAEDRRDIIAFLATLK, encoded by the exons ATGGGAGATCCAGTACATGGGAAAACTTTATTTCTCAGAATGTGTGGCATGTGTCATACGTGTAATAAAAACGAGCGACATAAAATAGGTCCTAACCTTTTTGGAATATTTGGCAAAACATGTGgcagtat TTCAT cTGTACCTGGATTTAAATCTACCGATGCGATGAGGAAAAAAGGTGTTGTATGGGACGAGAACACTTTAAACGAATATTTACAATTTCCGAAGCAATTTATCCCTGGCACGAAAATGATGTTCAATGGTATTAAAAAAGCGGAAGATCGTAGAGATATAATCGCTTTCTTAGCAACGTTGAAatga
- the LOC117165825 gene encoding uncharacterized protein LOC117165825 isoform X1 — protein MTVVTSNGTTTMDPTTTVFTENEKKLQSNALLPYKGGEDDDDDDEITLEDLAPDGGWGWMVAFAMIVVFITTFGPTTSFAIIFGDFLEATGQAGTTMTLFNSVFMITFSIAGLMTNSLIKRYSMRPVGVFGAVLFSLPNVCLAFVTNVYEMAFLNFLQGMGLGLIVTICNTNFNAYFVKKRAPVMSAAQVIVGLGGIAYPICIEKMMRMYGFRGTALMTGAMSLNCIVGMTMMHPVEWHAKKPEEVRVEKMREREERKLRGIVFSNRRYSEVIRTPAKTRWSSLTSLKGESGKQVPLLIETLKSPAKRVASISELEGRICNRIRSGSMRELLTRRLSTLSSSSLVNLVTSIGSLGDTRQHHPEKTKEKRTEKGIQVSMQEEKDIGKGQLEEILGELLEISLLKNCGFLNICLGTSFVMSSDFTFTYLLPLMITNNGYTKSQAAQAITISATAELVSKILLTIFILLVKVKAKYMFFVAMICMAFAKVGYLLYNDTLIGTFVMITIIGMVRSWLLVPQPLAIIEDISIDKFASAYGIAGAINGVISILFGPIVGFLKDWTNSFVVCQLALILMNVLFVIPWAVQFLSVDLPKRRKERMDKIAAQTSGSFSTD, from the exons ATGACGGTAGTTACGAGTAATGGAACAACCACAATGGATCCAACTACGACCGTCTTTACCGAGAATGAAAAGAAACTTCAAAGTAACGCTTTGTTACCCTACAAGGGAGGAgaagatgacgatgacgatgatgaaATTACATTAGAAGACTTGGCTCCAGATGGTGGCTGGGGGTGGATGGTAGCTTTTGCTATGATAGTAGTATTT attACAACATTTGGACCAACTACATCATTTGCAATAATATTTGGAGACTTTCTTGAAGCAACTGGTCAAGCTGGCACAACAATGACACTTTTCAATTCTGTTTTTATGATTACATTTTCAATTGCTG GTTTAATGACCAACTCGCTAATAAAGAGATATTCTATGAGGCCAGTGGGGGTATTTGGTGCGGTGCTCTTCTCGTTACCAAATGTCTGTCTGGCTTTCGTTACAAATGTCTACGAAATggcatttttaaattttctccaAGGAATGGGTCTTGGTCTCATTGTTACCATTTGCAACACGAACTTCAATGCTTACTTCGTAAAGAAAAGGGCACCA GTAATGAGCGCGGCTCAAGTTATCGTCGGCTTAGGAGGAATCGCCTATCCTATATGTATTGAAAAAATGATGAGGATGTATGGGTTTCGAG GAACAGCATTGATGACGGGTGCCATGAGTTTGAACTGCATCGTCGGTATGACAATGATGCACCCTGTCGAATGGCATGCGAAGAAACCGGAAGAAGTTCGCGTGGAAAAGATGCGCGAGAGAGAAGAACGGAAGTTGCGCGGTATAGTATTCTCAAATCGTCGTTACAGTGAAGTTATACGAACTCCTGCAAAAACCAGATGGAGCAGCTTAACGAGTCTCAAGGGCGAAAGCGGAAAACAGGTTCCGCTTTtaattgaaacattgaaa TCACCTGCAAAAAGGGTAGCTTCGATATCGGAGTTAGAGGGCAGAATATGCAACCGAATAAGATCTGGATCAATGCGCGAGTTGCTAACACGACGACTATCGACCTTGTCATCATCAAGTTTAGTGAATTTGGTGACAAGTATTGGCAGTTTAGGAGATACTAGGCAACATCATCCTGAGAAAACTAAAGAAAAACGAACAGAGAAAGGAATTCAAGTTTCTATGCAGGAAGAAAAGGATATCGGTAAAGGTCAATTAGA AGAAATATTGGGTGAACTTTTGGAAATCTCACTTTTAAAAAATTGTGGTTTCCTAAACATTTGTCTGGGCACTAGTTTCGTTATGTCGAGCGATTTCACGTTTACTTATCTTTTGCCACTGATGATAACTAACAATGGTTACACGAAGAGCCAAGCAGCCCAAGCGATTACTATCTCCGCAACCGCGGAATTGGTATCCAAGATTTTACTCACAATTTTCATCTTGTTGGTAAAAGTCAAAGCGAAGTACATGTTCTTCGTCGCTATGATCTGCATGGCGTTCGCAAAAGTTG GATACTTGCTGTACAATGATACCTTGATCGGTACATTTGTGATGATAACAATTATAGGAATGGTTAGATCATGGTTATTGGTTCCTCAGCCATTGGCCATTATAGAAGATATCAGTATTGATAAATTTGCTTCAGCATACGGAATTGCTGGCGCTATTAACGGAGTGATCTCTATATTATTTGGTCCAATTGTTG GATTCCTGAAAGACTGGACCAACAGTTTCGTAGTCTGCCAGCTTGCCCTTATATTAATGAACGTCCTGTTCGTTATTCCATGGGCAGTACAGTTCCTTTCAGTAGATTTACCAAAGAGAAGGAAGGAACGGATGGATAAAATTGCTGCCCAAACTTCCGGTTCCTTTTCTACAGATTGA
- the LOC117165825 gene encoding uncharacterized protein LOC117165825 isoform X2 codes for MTVVTSNGTTTMDPTTTVFTENEKKLQSNALLPYKGGEDDDDDDEITLEDLAPDGGWGWMVAFAMIVVFITTFGPTTSFAIIFGDFLEATGQAGTTMTLFNSVFMITFSIAGLMTNSLIKRYSMRPVGVFGAVLFSLPNVCLAFVTNVYEMAFLNFLQGMGLGLIVTICNTNFNAYFVKKRAPVMSAAQVIVGLGGIAYPICIEKMMRMYGFRGTALMTGAMSLNCIVGMTMMHPVEWHAKKPEEVRVEKMREREERKLRGIVFSNRRYSEVIRTPAKTRWSSLTSLKGESGKQSPAKRVASISELEGRICNRIRSGSMRELLTRRLSTLSSSSLVNLVTSIGSLGDTRQHHPEKTKEKRTEKGIQVSMQEEKDIGKGQLEEILGELLEISLLKNCGFLNICLGTSFVMSSDFTFTYLLPLMITNNGYTKSQAAQAITISATAELVSKILLTIFILLVKVKAKYMFFVAMICMAFAKVGYLLYNDTLIGTFVMITIIGMVRSWLLVPQPLAIIEDISIDKFASAYGIAGAINGVISILFGPIVGFLKDWTNSFVVCQLALILMNVLFVIPWAVQFLSVDLPKRRKERMDKIAAQTSGSFSTD; via the exons ATGACGGTAGTTACGAGTAATGGAACAACCACAATGGATCCAACTACGACCGTCTTTACCGAGAATGAAAAGAAACTTCAAAGTAACGCTTTGTTACCCTACAAGGGAGGAgaagatgacgatgacgatgatgaaATTACATTAGAAGACTTGGCTCCAGATGGTGGCTGGGGGTGGATGGTAGCTTTTGCTATGATAGTAGTATTT attACAACATTTGGACCAACTACATCATTTGCAATAATATTTGGAGACTTTCTTGAAGCAACTGGTCAAGCTGGCACAACAATGACACTTTTCAATTCTGTTTTTATGATTACATTTTCAATTGCTG GTTTAATGACCAACTCGCTAATAAAGAGATATTCTATGAGGCCAGTGGGGGTATTTGGTGCGGTGCTCTTCTCGTTACCAAATGTCTGTCTGGCTTTCGTTACAAATGTCTACGAAATggcatttttaaattttctccaAGGAATGGGTCTTGGTCTCATTGTTACCATTTGCAACACGAACTTCAATGCTTACTTCGTAAAGAAAAGGGCACCA GTAATGAGCGCGGCTCAAGTTATCGTCGGCTTAGGAGGAATCGCCTATCCTATATGTATTGAAAAAATGATGAGGATGTATGGGTTTCGAG GAACAGCATTGATGACGGGTGCCATGAGTTTGAACTGCATCGTCGGTATGACAATGATGCACCCTGTCGAATGGCATGCGAAGAAACCGGAAGAAGTTCGCGTGGAAAAGATGCGCGAGAGAGAAGAACGGAAGTTGCGCGGTATAGTATTCTCAAATCGTCGTTACAGTGAAGTTATACGAACTCCTGCAAAAACCAGATGGAGCAGCTTAACGAGTCTCAAGGGCGAAAGCGGAAAACAG TCACCTGCAAAAAGGGTAGCTTCGATATCGGAGTTAGAGGGCAGAATATGCAACCGAATAAGATCTGGATCAATGCGCGAGTTGCTAACACGACGACTATCGACCTTGTCATCATCAAGTTTAGTGAATTTGGTGACAAGTATTGGCAGTTTAGGAGATACTAGGCAACATCATCCTGAGAAAACTAAAGAAAAACGAACAGAGAAAGGAATTCAAGTTTCTATGCAGGAAGAAAAGGATATCGGTAAAGGTCAATTAGA AGAAATATTGGGTGAACTTTTGGAAATCTCACTTTTAAAAAATTGTGGTTTCCTAAACATTTGTCTGGGCACTAGTTTCGTTATGTCGAGCGATTTCACGTTTACTTATCTTTTGCCACTGATGATAACTAACAATGGTTACACGAAGAGCCAAGCAGCCCAAGCGATTACTATCTCCGCAACCGCGGAATTGGTATCCAAGATTTTACTCACAATTTTCATCTTGTTGGTAAAAGTCAAAGCGAAGTACATGTTCTTCGTCGCTATGATCTGCATGGCGTTCGCAAAAGTTG GATACTTGCTGTACAATGATACCTTGATCGGTACATTTGTGATGATAACAATTATAGGAATGGTTAGATCATGGTTATTGGTTCCTCAGCCATTGGCCATTATAGAAGATATCAGTATTGATAAATTTGCTTCAGCATACGGAATTGCTGGCGCTATTAACGGAGTGATCTCTATATTATTTGGTCCAATTGTTG GATTCCTGAAAGACTGGACCAACAGTTTCGTAGTCTGCCAGCTTGCCCTTATATTAATGAACGTCCTGTTCGTTATTCCATGGGCAGTACAGTTCCTTTCAGTAGATTTACCAAAGAGAAGGAAGGAACGGATGGATAAAATTGCTGCCCAAACTTCCGGTTCCTTTTCTACAGATTGA